The Doryrhamphus excisus isolate RoL2022-K1 chromosome 1, RoL_Dexc_1.0, whole genome shotgun sequence genome includes a window with the following:
- the ugdh gene encoding UDP-glucose 6-dehydrogenase — protein sequence MFQIKRICCIGAGYVGGPTCSVIAQMCPEITVTVVDVNESRIKAWNSDTLPIYEPGLKDVVESCRGRNLFFSTDIDSAIRDADLVFISVNTPTKTYGMGKGRAADLKFIEACARRIVDVSDGYKIVTEKSTVPVRAAESIRRIFDANTKPNLNLHVLSNPEFLAEGTAVKDLKEPDRVLIGGDETAEGQRAIRALCAVYEHWVPKTRIITTNTWSSELSKLAANAFLAQRISSINSISALCEVTGADVEEVAKAIGMDQRIGSKFLKASVGFGGSCFQKDVLNLVYLCEALSLPEVAAYWQQVIQINEYQRRRFASRIIDCLFDTVAGKKIALLGFAFKKDTGDTRESSSIYISKYLLDEGAKLFIYDPKVLKEQIIQDLSQPSISEDNPERVSELVTVTSDPYEACQSAHALVICTEWDMFKELDYERIYKKMLKPAFIFDGRRVLDHLHAHLQDIGFQIETIGKKVAATLIPYSSAGGCRICDSEPPTKKPKI from the exons ATGTTTCAGATAAAGAGGATCTGTTGCATTGGTGCTGGCTATGTTGGAGGCCCAACGTGCAGCGTGATTGCCCAAATGTGTCCTGAGATCACTGTGACCGTCGTGGATGTCAATGAGTCCCGAATTAAAGCCTGGAACTCGGATACACTTCCCATATATGAG CCCGGCCTGAAAGATGTGGTTGAATCATGCAGAGGGAGGAACTTATTCTTCTCTACAGACATTGACTCAGCCATTAGGGATGCTGACCTCGTTTTTATCTCT GTAAACACCCCCACAAAAACCTACGGCATGGGGAAGGGCCGTGCCGCCGACCTCAAGTTTATTGAGGCGTGCGCTCGGAGGATTGTTGATGTGTCTGACGGCTACAAGATTGTCACAGAGAAGAGCACTGTCCCTGTACGAGCTGCCGAGAGTATCCGACGGATATTTGATGCCAACACCAAGCCTAACCTCAACCTACAT GTGCTGTCCAACCCAGAGTTCCTGGCAGAGGGAACCGCTGTGAAGGACCTGAAGGAGCCCGACCGTGTCCTGATTGGTGGGGATGAGACAGCTGAAGGTCAAAGGGCAATCAGAGCGCTCTGTGCCGTGTATGAACATTGGGTCCCCAAGACCAGAATCATTACCACCAACACTTGGTCATCAGAGCTGTCCAAACTG GCAGCCAATGCATTCCTGGCACAGCGAATCAGCAGCATCAACAGCATCAGTGCCCTGTGCGAGGTCACCGGAGCGGACGTGGAGGAGGTCGCCAAGGCCATCGGCATGGACCAGAGAATAGGTTCCAAGTTTCTGAAAGCCAGTGTGG GATTTGGTGGAAGCTGTTTCCAGAAGGACGTGCTCAATTTGGTGTATCTGTGCGAGGCGCTCAGCCTGCCTGAGGTGGCCGCCTACTGGCAACAG GTGATCCAAATTAATGAGTACCAAAGGCGGCGCTTTGCCAGCAGGATCATTGACTGCCTCTTTGACACGGTGGCAGGGAAAAAAATTGCTTTACTGGGCTTCGCTTTCAAAAAAGACACTGGTGACACAAG AGAGTCATCCAGTATTTACATCTCCAAGTATCTGTTGGATGAAGGGGCCAAACTATTCATCTATGACCCAAAAGTTCTCAAAGAGCAAATCATTCAGGATCTCTCTCAGCCCAGTATTTCGGAGGACAACCCAGAAAGAG TTTCAGAGTTGGTgacagtgacctctgacccttaCGAGGCTTGCCAGAGCGCACACGCCTTAGTCATCTGTACGGAGTGGGACATGTTTAAG GAGCTGGACTATGAGAGGATTTACAAAAAGATGCTGAAGCCAGCCTTTATATTTGATGGCCGCAGAGTGCTGGACCATCTCCATGCTCACCTCCAGGACATCGGCTTCCAG ATTGAAACTATCGGGAAGAAAGTGGCAGCAACACTAATCCCTTACTCCTCTGCTGGTGGATGTCGCATCTGTGACAGCGAGCCTcccaccaaaaaacccaaaatctAA